The Aigarchaeota archaeon genome contains a region encoding:
- the rimI gene encoding ribosomal protein S18-alanine N-acetyltransferase, with protein sequence MEGLSKCAEIPPNVIIRNVNLNELLQVMHINRLCLPENYTFSFFEALYRDAPKAFFVAECDGKIVGYVMCRVERTFSKIDKFKLKKVGHVVSIAVLPEYRRMHIGTTLMKCATEALKNEYNCHEVYLEVRVSNEPAIAMYEKLGFKKVEIQEHYYMDGEDAYVMAKKL encoded by the coding sequence GTGGAAGGTCTTTCGAAATGTGCTGAAATTCCACCAAACGTTATTATAAGAAATGTAAACCTGAACGAGTTACTTCAGGTTATGCACATTAACAGACTATGTCTCCCGGAAAATTATACGTTCTCTTTCTTCGAGGCGCTTTACAGAGATGCTCCAAAAGCGTTCTTTGTCGCAGAATGTGATGGTAAGATAGTGGGTTACGTGATGTGTAGGGTAGAAAGAACATTTTCGAAGATAGATAAGTTTAAGTTAAAAAAGGTAGGTCACGTAGTCTCCATAGCGGTTCTTCCGGAGTACAGACGAATGCATATAGGTACGACCCTGATGAAGTGTGCGACGGAGGCGTTGAAAAATGAATACAATTGTCACGAAGTTTACCTAGAAGTAAGGGTTTCCAACGAACCAGCTATCGCTATGTATGAAAAGCTTGGTTTTAAAAAAGTTGAGATACAAGAGCACTACTATATGGATGGTGAAGATGCATACGTTATGGCAAAAAAGCTCTAG
- a CDS encoding site-2 protease family protein, translating to MSEFEYSIDDLENIKALVAKRFTVEDVFFEEGVLSFVIREYTIKEPFKELVFDLRKIGYVPMAVRDGNNVLIKVFPYKRVAEKTSRMPLILFFATVGTVLIDGYLRSASYADVFSKVFGRFNVTDVLLNTLLFAVALMSIIGLHEFGHLLSAKASGIGATPPYFIPGVPGLIPTFGALIFQKDPAINKDSLFDSGISGPITGFVVSVFVMVAAFLTANWLSTSEYETVQTLITKEGGVFLPSPLVFYLIRPIFGKPDMVPFFSTLGFAAWLGMVVTAINLFPAWQLDGGRIFRPLLSRKQYIIASYASALLLIITGYFLLGILILLMSSRTPDIVPLDQVSPLSKKRKLAILGVIGILVLSFVPLSF from the coding sequence TTGTCAGAATTTGAGTACAGCATAGACGACTTAGAAAATATAAAGGCCCTTGTTGCTAAAAGGTTCACAGTCGAAGATGTATTTTTTGAAGAAGGCGTCCTATCTTTCGTTATAAGGGAATATACTATTAAAGAGCCGTTCAAAGAACTTGTTTTTGATCTAAGGAAGATTGGATACGTTCCAATGGCGGTTCGAGATGGTAATAATGTACTTATAAAGGTGTTTCCTTACAAAAGGGTCGCTGAGAAAACGAGCAGGATGCCTTTAATACTGTTCTTTGCGACTGTAGGTACAGTACTCATCGACGGTTATCTACGTTCTGCATCATATGCTGATGTATTCTCAAAAGTATTTGGCCGGTTCAATGTTACAGATGTTTTATTGAACACGTTACTCTTTGCGGTTGCACTCATGTCCATAATAGGTTTACATGAATTCGGTCATCTACTTTCGGCTAAGGCTAGCGGGATAGGTGCGACGCCTCCGTACTTTATACCTGGAGTTCCAGGCCTCATACCGACGTTTGGTGCGCTCATATTTCAGAAAGACCCTGCGATAAATAAAGATAGCTTATTCGATAGTGGCATAAGTGGTCCTATCACGGGATTTGTCGTGAGTGTCTTTGTAATGGTTGCGGCCTTCCTAACGGCTAACTGGTTGAGTACATCGGAATACGAGACTGTGCAAACGTTGATAACAAAAGAAGGCGGCGTGTTTTTACCTTCACCGCTTGTGTTCTATTTAATTAGACCTATTTTTGGTAAGCCAGATATGGTACCTTTCTTTTCCACGCTAGGTTTCGCAGCATGGCTCGGTATGGTGGTGACCGCGATAAACCTATTTCCTGCATGGCAACTGGATGGTGGTAGAATATTTAGGCCATTGCTATCAAGAAAGCAATACATCATAGCTTCGTACGCTTCGGCGCTTCTCTTAATAATAACAGGATACTTTTTATTGGGAATCTTAATCCTGCTTATGTCCTCTCGAACACCCGACATCGTGCCACTTGATCAGGTCTCACCACTCTCGAAGAAAAGGAAGTTAGCCATTCTGGGCGTTATTGGGATTCTCGTTCTGAGTTTTGTTCCCCTCTCCTTCTAG
- a CDS encoding nitroreductase family protein, producing METQELLSFISSRASAKVPGDGEVSLEEIIRALEVATSAPSAHNAQPWRFVIIKDSRVKEELIEEMATLWREDLMRDGLDEKIIEEVVKTSTERSMKASAIIVVCLTMDEMHKYPDDRRKRCEYIMAVQSVAAAIENMLLAFHAMGISACWRSSALFASEVVKKVLRIPDPFEPQAMIEVSRGGLSSKPPRKPLSEVACLNFWGNPI from the coding sequence ATGGAAACCCAAGAGTTGCTTTCTTTCATATCCTCAAGAGCAAGTGCAAAGGTTCCAGGTGACGGAGAGGTCTCGCTCGAGGAGATTATAAGGGCGCTTGAGGTTGCGACTTCTGCACCGTCAGCACATAACGCTCAGCCTTGGAGATTCGTCATCATCAAGGACTCAAGAGTAAAAGAAGAGTTGATTGAAGAGATGGCAACCTTATGGCGCGAGGATTTAATGAGAGATGGACTAGATGAGAAGATCATAGAGGAAGTCGTAAAAACTTCAACAGAGAGAAGTATGAAGGCCTCAGCCATTATTGTGGTATGTCTCACAATGGATGAAATGCATAAGTACCCTGATGATAGGCGAAAGAGATGTGAGTACATAATGGCAGTTCAATCTGTCGCAGCCGCGATAGAGAACATGCTCCTAGCATTTCATGCAATGGGCATATCGGCTTGTTGGAGAAGCAGCGCATTATTTGCTTCAGAAGTTGTGAAAAAAGTTTTAAGAATTCCAGACCCTTTCGAGCCGCAAGCTATGATAGAGGTCTCGCGTGGAGGTCTTTCATCAAAACCTCCAAGAAAACCATTGAGCGAAGTTGCATGCCTAAACTTTTGGGGGAATCCAATATGA
- the cofD gene encoding 2-phospho-L-lactate transferase, which translates to MITALAGGVGAAKLIDGLSSIVPPDKLTIIVNTGDDCEFHGLYVSPDLDIITYTLAGLVDEEKGWGIKNDTFNCLDMLRVYGHDTWFKLGDRDLATHIHRTMMLRSGYKLSEVTRDICARLNLKQKIIPMTDDYFATKIKTESDTIHFQEYLVKRGAVDVIRDIIYEGAENAKPAPGVIESIMDAEIVVVCPSNPLVSIGTILSIKGVRQALRGTRAKKVAVSPIIGGTVVKGPADKMMKYLGIDVSALGVAKLYSDFLDIFVMDEVDASLVHEVEKLGVKAFTTNTLMKTKEDRIKLAKFVLEVASAYRKA; encoded by the coding sequence ATGATAACTGCTCTCGCTGGCGGTGTTGGTGCTGCTAAGCTTATCGATGGACTTTCTTCAATAGTTCCGCCCGATAAACTGACGATAATCGTGAATACAGGAGATGATTGCGAGTTTCACGGTTTGTATGTTTCGCCCGACCTGGATATAATCACATACACTTTGGCAGGGCTAGTCGATGAAGAAAAAGGATGGGGCATAAAGAACGATACCTTTAACTGTCTCGATATGTTAAGGGTTTACGGCCATGATACATGGTTCAAGCTCGGAGACAGGGACTTGGCAACACACATTCACAGGACGATGATGTTAAGATCTGGCTATAAGCTCTCTGAAGTAACGAGAGACATATGTGCTAGACTCAACCTCAAACAAAAAATCATACCGATGACTGACGATTACTTTGCGACGAAGATAAAAACGGAAAGTGATACAATACATTTCCAAGAATATTTGGTGAAGAGAGGTGCCGTTGACGTTATTCGTGATATAATATATGAAGGTGCCGAGAATGCAAAACCAGCGCCAGGTGTGATAGAATCGATAATGGATGCTGAAATTGTTGTCGTATGTCCAAGTAACCCTCTAGTGAGTATAGGCACGATACTTTCTATTAAGGGCGTACGTCAAGCACTGAGGGGGACTAGGGCCAAAAAAGTCGCAGTTTCGCCGATAATCGGCGGCACGGTCGTTAAAGGACCTGCGGACAAGATGATGAAGTACTTAGGAATTGATGTTTCGGCATTAGGTGTAGCCAAGCTCTACTCGGACTTCTTAGATATATTCGTGATGGATGAAGTTGATGCGTCGCTCGTACACGAAGTTGAAAAATTGGGCGTAAAGGCCTTTACAACCAACACACTAATGAAGACCAAAGAGGACAGAATTAAGTTGGCAAAGTTTGTCCTAGAAGTTGCCTCGGCATATAGAAAAGCTTAA
- a CDS encoding alcohol dehydrogenase catalytic domain-containing protein → MKAALLHKTAPVEKDPLVVEDVPVPEPKDDQVLVKVEACGVCRSNLHMIEGDWVEYGLPSKYPIIPGHEIVGTIREIGRSVEGLGIGQRVGIQPLWSACGTCEYCLRGLEHLCPRKKIAGETVDGGYAEYILADYRYVYPMPANLDPVEAAPLFCPGVTAYGAVLKAEIKPGKKVAVFGIGGVGHMVVQIAKLYGAEVIAVSRSKEHLKVAEELGADLIIDSSTSDPVDEIRKLGGVDASIVFAPSNIVAEQALKVTKPSGTIVIGVHVKLGEFFFHEEKKIVGSVIGSRWMMKEVIELARSGKIRSICEKYPLEKVNEVLKKLKRGEIRARAVLIP, encoded by the coding sequence ATGAAAGCCGCACTTCTCCATAAGACAGCTCCGGTTGAAAAGGATCCGCTTGTTGTTGAAGACGTGCCTGTACCTGAACCAAAAGATGATCAGGTTCTAGTTAAAGTTGAAGCATGCGGTGTATGCAGATCAAACCTTCATATGATCGAGGGGGACTGGGTCGAGTACGGCTTGCCATCCAAGTATCCTATAATACCTGGACATGAGATAGTAGGTACGATAAGAGAAATCGGCCGAAGTGTAGAAGGTTTAGGTATCGGACAGAGGGTAGGTATTCAGCCGCTTTGGAGTGCTTGCGGTACATGTGAATACTGTCTGAGGGGGCTTGAGCACCTTTGTCCTAGAAAGAAAATAGCTGGCGAGACTGTTGATGGTGGATACGCCGAATACATCCTTGCCGATTATCGATACGTCTATCCTATGCCTGCTAATCTAGACCCGGTTGAAGCAGCTCCGCTATTCTGTCCCGGCGTGACGGCTTACGGTGCGGTACTTAAAGCGGAAATAAAGCCAGGGAAGAAGGTGGCGGTCTTTGGTATAGGAGGAGTAGGTCATATGGTCGTCCAAATAGCTAAGCTTTATGGTGCTGAAGTCATAGCGGTTAGCAGGAGTAAAGAACATCTGAAAGTTGCGGAGGAGCTGGGAGCAGACCTAATAATAGATTCATCAACCAGCGATCCAGTAGATGAGATAAGGAAACTTGGCGGAGTAGACGCTAGCATAGTCTTTGCACCTTCCAATATCGTTGCGGAGCAAGCGCTAAAAGTCACAAAACCGTCCGGAACTATAGTAATCGGTGTTCACGTCAAGCTTGGTGAATTTTTCTTCCATGAAGAGAAAAAAATAGTTGGCTCAGTAATCGGCTCTAGATGGATGATGAAGGAAGTTATAGAGTTAGCACGCTCTGGAAAGATAAGATCTATCTGCGAAAAGTATCCTTTAGAAAAAGTGAACGAAGTTCTTAAAAAGCTGAAGAGAGGTGAGATTAGGGCGAGAGCCGTCCTAATACCTTAA
- the rgy gene encoding reverse gyrase — translation MIPVIYEDLCIVCKKDVSSDEISEKKCNVKNTPFSLAIHVMEETELENLFRKVLGEPREIQKFWIKRFVRNESFTVVAPTGIGKTVFGLIASLFSALKGKKSYIIVPTTILVEQCVNELRSFCLKIGKDAGMNEKRDVTIAFYHENLEKKEKEKFEETLKNGDFNILVTTAAFLSKRFDELKNLCFDFIFVDDVDAILKASKNVERILYLLGFKKVGEEWTGEAKGILIVSTATTSKGKATMLFKKLLNFDVGSSFFTVRNVEDFYSNLEEPEKVKEILRIMGKGCIIYARNSEEAEKYYEALKDEFKIGLVLAGKKEDYDLFCEGKIDHLIGTSYYYGLLVRGLDLPQKIRYVIFIGAPILRFRYETLTPKLIKTLALSLHEESIRKKLPLILSLEKHPEKLEEIKKLISEILQRKKVEDFVVRENEIIFPDVKTYIQGSGRSSRLTVSGLTKGASFLLEKDEEILNAFVKRAKYYDVVFKSFNEADFKSLNKEIDETRTFRQHVAEAIRPALFIVESPTKAKIISRFFGRPSIKVLNNLVVYEVASQNYVLSITACLGHIVDLVTDRGFHGVQVNDNFTPIYTTIKRCKRCNYQFTNKQDKCPICGYDDIDDSAERIDSLRSIAYQTGFVIIGTDPDAEGEKIAWDLKNVLNGLAEVKRAEFHEVTPMAIIKAFSNLRDINEDLVKAQILRRVEDRWIGFVLSQLLWKRFGDYNLSAGRVQTPVLGSIIQRTDESKKKRKVVYAPQLDLTFEELEDEQKRLRVEISLIEDKWEKRSPLPPYTTDEMLRDANRIIRLSSDVAMKLAQDLFESGFITYHRTDSAYVSDVGLRIAKEFLGEDFVGRHWSTAEGAHECIRPTRPWDRFTLQRMIYEGVVPAEGMTAEHFALYDLIFRRFMASQCREFEVRIKKYLLRFLDKEKIVERIVEAKGKTLELYRSVTVDKELPEGVFDVELEYRVVPSAYPYTQADVIKLMKDKAIGRPSTYATIIDKLFRRKYVTERKRLLFPTVIGRKVFEFLEKNYGNFVSEERTRLLLKMMDDVERRAVKYEDMLKELYEEIKNIR, via the coding sequence GTGATACCAGTAATATACGAAGATTTGTGCATTGTCTGCAAAAAAGACGTATCTTCAGACGAAATTTCTGAAAAAAAGTGCAACGTTAAGAATACTCCCTTCAGCTTAGCGATACATGTAATGGAAGAAACGGAGCTCGAAAATCTATTCAGGAAAGTATTGGGAGAACCGAGAGAGATACAGAAGTTTTGGATAAAAAGGTTCGTTAGGAATGAGAGCTTTACCGTCGTGGCTCCCACCGGAATCGGAAAAACGGTTTTTGGTTTGATCGCCTCGCTCTTTTCGGCATTAAAAGGGAAGAAAAGCTACATCATAGTCCCTACGACGATCTTGGTTGAGCAGTGTGTTAACGAGTTAAGAAGCTTCTGCTTAAAGATAGGTAAAGACGCGGGCATGAACGAAAAAAGAGATGTAACGATAGCCTTTTACCACGAAAACCTCGAGAAAAAAGAGAAGGAGAAGTTCGAGGAAACTCTTAAGAATGGTGACTTTAATATTCTGGTAACGACTGCGGCTTTTCTTTCCAAAAGGTTTGATGAGTTAAAAAACCTTTGTTTTGACTTCATATTCGTCGATGATGTAGACGCCATACTAAAAGCTTCTAAAAATGTGGAAAGGATATTGTACCTTCTAGGGTTTAAGAAAGTTGGTGAAGAATGGACTGGTGAAGCTAAAGGTATCTTGATAGTCTCTACGGCGACTACAAGTAAAGGTAAGGCCACAATGTTATTTAAAAAGTTATTGAATTTCGACGTCGGTTCCTCATTTTTCACGGTTAGGAATGTTGAGGATTTCTACTCAAATTTAGAAGAGCCAGAAAAAGTAAAGGAGATTCTAAGAATAATGGGTAAGGGATGCATAATTTACGCACGAAATAGTGAGGAGGCTGAAAAGTACTACGAGGCTTTAAAGGACGAATTCAAAATCGGACTTGTTTTGGCTGGGAAGAAGGAGGATTACGATCTCTTCTGCGAGGGCAAGATCGACCACTTAATCGGGACTTCGTATTATTATGGTTTACTCGTTAGGGGTTTGGACCTCCCACAAAAAATAAGGTATGTCATTTTCATCGGTGCTCCCATTTTAAGATTTAGATACGAGACTTTAACACCTAAGTTGATAAAAACTTTGGCCTTAAGTTTACACGAAGAATCTATACGGAAAAAACTTCCGTTGATACTTAGTTTGGAGAAACATCCAGAAAAATTAGAAGAGATAAAAAAACTGATAAGCGAAATCTTACAAAGAAAAAAAGTTGAGGACTTCGTAGTAAGAGAGAATGAAATAATTTTTCCGGACGTCAAAACTTACATTCAAGGTTCTGGGAGGTCATCTAGGCTGACAGTTAGCGGTCTAACGAAGGGCGCGTCGTTTTTATTGGAAAAAGACGAGGAGATACTTAACGCATTTGTTAAAAGAGCAAAGTACTATGATGTAGTGTTTAAGTCTTTTAACGAAGCTGACTTCAAATCGCTAAATAAAGAAATAGACGAGACCAGAACGTTTAGGCAGCATGTAGCCGAAGCAATAAGACCTGCGTTGTTTATCGTTGAAAGCCCAACAAAAGCAAAAATAATATCCAGGTTTTTTGGACGTCCAAGCATTAAAGTTCTTAACAATTTGGTTGTATATGAGGTTGCAAGTCAAAATTATGTACTCTCTATAACTGCTTGCCTCGGTCATATAGTTGATTTAGTCACGGACAGAGGCTTCCATGGAGTCCAAGTTAACGATAATTTCACACCAATATATACGACAATAAAGCGATGCAAGCGATGCAATTATCAGTTTACCAACAAGCAGGATAAGTGTCCGATATGTGGGTACGATGATATAGACGATTCAGCAGAAAGAATAGATTCCCTCAGAAGTATTGCTTACCAAACAGGTTTCGTCATCATAGGTACGGACCCAGATGCCGAAGGTGAGAAGATTGCCTGGGACCTAAAGAATGTCTTAAATGGATTAGCGGAGGTAAAGCGTGCTGAGTTTCATGAAGTCACACCTATGGCCATCATAAAAGCATTTTCAAACTTAAGGGATATCAACGAAGACTTGGTGAAGGCCCAGATACTCCGAAGGGTGGAGGATAGATGGATAGGTTTCGTTCTTTCGCAGTTACTCTGGAAACGTTTTGGAGATTATAACCTATCTGCAGGTAGGGTTCAAACACCTGTTCTGGGATCAATAATCCAACGCACTGATGAATCTAAGAAGAAAAGGAAGGTTGTCTATGCTCCACAATTAGACCTGACCTTTGAAGAATTGGAGGATGAGCAAAAACGGTTACGTGTAGAGATTTCACTGATAGAAGATAAGTGGGAAAAACGCTCACCGCTTCCACCTTATACGACAGACGAGATGTTAAGGGATGCTAACCGTATCATACGCTTGAGTTCCGATGTAGCAATGAAGCTGGCCCAAGACCTTTTCGAGAGCGGCTTTATTACTTATCACAGAACAGATTCGGCGTATGTAAGCGACGTCGGGCTGAGAATTGCGAAGGAATTTCTCGGGGAAGATTTCGTAGGTAGGCATTGGTCCACGGCTGAGGGTGCTCATGAATGTATAAGACCCACGAGACCTTGGGATAGGTTTACACTCCAGAGAATGATTTACGAAGGGGTTGTACCAGCTGAGGGGATGACCGCTGAACACTTTGCCCTTTATGACTTAATCTTCAGACGCTTCATGGCGAGTCAGTGTCGCGAGTTTGAAGTTAGAATCAAGAAATACTTGCTGAGGTTTTTGGATAAAGAAAAAATAGTCGAAAGGATAGTCGAAGCAAAAGGAAAGACCCTAGAACTCTATAGAAGTGTAACCGTCGATAAGGAACTTCCAGAGGGGGTATTTGATGTTGAATTGGAATACCGAGTAGTACCCTCTGCTTACCCCTACACGCAGGCTGATGTGATAAAACTCATGAAAGATAAAGCAATCGGTAGACCGTCCACCTATGCCACCATAATCGATAAGCTTTTCCGAAGAAAATATGTTACAGAAAGGAAACGTTTACTATTCCCGACGGTCATTGGACGCAAAGTCTTTGAATTTCTGGAGAAGAATTACGGCAATTTCGTCTCCGAAGAGAGGACTAGGCTTCTGCTTAAAATGATGGACGATGTTGAAAGAAGAGCTGTTAAATACGAGGATATGTTGAAAGAACTTTACGAAGAAATCAAAAACATACGCTAA
- the cofC gene encoding 2-phospho-L-lactate guanylyltransferase: protein MLEFAIIPVKKLADGKSRLKGLLTLEQRRHLILKMLGGVIDTCLEAGLSKVYVIGSDPEVEVLAKHKGLSFIHDTWCGLNESLEGAIGMIYPKHVGSFVIFPCDLPLLSPEDVKTIGKLLEYNDVVISPSFGLKGTNALAMKEAYTIKMQFGSLSFPKHMSSARVCGKRVATYASLGTCLDIDLPKDLKMLSKLSKSARRGIERLRALNYFTFMRFLSSSENV, encoded by the coding sequence TTGCTTGAGTTTGCTATAATCCCAGTTAAGAAGTTAGCCGATGGAAAATCGAGGCTTAAGGGACTACTCACCCTAGAGCAACGTAGGCATCTTATTCTTAAGATGCTTGGGGGAGTTATTGATACTTGTCTTGAAGCTGGATTAAGTAAGGTGTACGTGATCGGAAGCGATCCTGAGGTGGAAGTTTTAGCTAAGCATAAGGGCTTGTCTTTTATACATGATACATGGTGCGGGCTCAACGAATCCCTCGAAGGTGCTATTGGTATGATTTATCCAAAGCATGTAGGAAGCTTTGTTATATTTCCCTGCGACCTTCCGTTGCTTTCACCGGAAGATGTAAAAACCATAGGAAAGTTATTAGAGTATAACGATGTCGTGATTTCTCCTTCTTTTGGATTGAAAGGTACGAATGCATTGGCGATGAAGGAAGCGTATACGATCAAGATGCAGTTCGGGAGTTTAAGCTTCCCTAAACATATGTCTTCAGCAAGAGTGTGTGGTAAGAGGGTGGCAACCTATGCATCGTTGGGCACATGTCTGGACATAGATCTGCCTAAAGATTTGAAAATGCTTAGTAAGTTATCGAAATCTGCTCGTAGAGGTATCGAAAGGCTTAGAGCTCTAAATTATTTTACGTTTATGAGGTTTCTTTCGTCTTCTGAGAACGTATAA
- a CDS encoding glycerate kinase: MVERLIKNMDELLEDYSGPERKFRKDMLNSLEVAIRAVQPDELLRKKLKLRGETLTISDVRVKLTDFEEVVVLGAGKAVHTMCRYVERLLEDKITRGLIIVPHAVASTYTPSSNVRVRGGGHPVPDKEGYEAAKELVEIAQSTGPKSLVLVLISGGGSALMPLPAEPVTLEDKIEITKMLLKSGATIDEINVVRKHLSMVKGGWLARHLSKAKTISLILSDVVGDKLEVIASGPTSPDTSTYADAVSILKKYGVWDSSPPNVKIRLERGMNGEVSETPKPGDAAFLRVHNIIIGGCSDACNAALSKLTKLGYNTIYLTHRLEGEARHVGQMLARFLLDMKYGNRKRPIALVLGGETTVVVKGKGIGGRNQELALSAAIELDGSKGYACIAVGTDGFDGPTDAAGAIVDYQTLDKGRRVNYDAKVFLDDNDSYTFLKKTSSLIFTGPTGTNVGDLVILGRCGRL, from the coding sequence ATGGTAGAAAGGCTAATAAAGAATATGGACGAATTGCTTGAGGATTATTCAGGACCTGAAAGGAAGTTCAGGAAAGACATGCTCAACTCTTTAGAGGTGGCAATACGGGCCGTGCAACCTGACGAACTTTTGCGCAAGAAGCTCAAGTTGAGGGGGGAGACTCTAACGATTAGTGATGTAAGGGTCAAGCTTACGGATTTTGAGGAGGTCGTCGTCTTAGGAGCAGGCAAGGCCGTGCATACCATGTGCCGCTACGTCGAGCGGCTATTGGAGGATAAGATAACAAGGGGGCTCATAATAGTCCCGCATGCTGTCGCAAGCACTTACACACCTTCTTCTAACGTAAGGGTTAGGGGTGGTGGGCACCCTGTTCCAGACAAAGAAGGGTACGAAGCCGCTAAAGAGCTTGTTGAGATTGCGCAAAGCACTGGACCGAAAAGTTTAGTATTAGTGCTTATTTCAGGCGGTGGCTCAGCCCTCATGCCTCTGCCAGCAGAGCCCGTGACTCTGGAAGATAAGATAGAAATCACGAAAATGCTTCTGAAGTCTGGCGCGACGATTGATGAAATAAATGTCGTTAGGAAGCATCTTTCCATGGTAAAGGGCGGCTGGCTTGCTCGACATCTTTCCAAAGCAAAAACCATATCGCTCATACTTTCGGATGTCGTTGGGGATAAGTTGGAGGTTATTGCATCAGGACCTACATCGCCAGATACGAGCACATACGCTGACGCTGTTTCAATATTGAAGAAGTACGGCGTTTGGGATTCTTCACCACCAAACGTAAAAATTAGACTTGAACGTGGTATGAACGGTGAGGTGTCAGAAACACCGAAGCCAGGTGATGCGGCATTTTTAAGAGTGCATAACATAATCATAGGTGGTTGCTCCGACGCATGTAACGCTGCACTTTCTAAGCTTACGAAGCTAGGTTACAATACGATTTATCTGACGCATAGGCTCGAGGGTGAGGCACGTCATGTCGGCCAAATGTTAGCTAGATTCTTACTTGATATGAAGTACGGAAATAGGAAAAGACCTATTGCTCTGGTGTTAGGCGGTGAGACTACAGTAGTCGTGAAAGGCAAAGGGATCGGTGGTAGAAATCAGGAGTTAGCACTTTCAGCGGCCATTGAGCTAGATGGTTCAAAAGGTTACGCATGCATAGCTGTAGGGACGGATGGATTCGACGGGCCGACCGATGCCGCGGGTGCTATAGTCGATTACCAAACACTCGATAAGGGCAGGAGGGTCAATTACGATGCGAAGGTATTTCTGGATGACAACGACTCTTACACGTTCTTGAAGAAGACCTCTTCCCTAATCTTTACCGGTCCTACAGGCACGAATGTCGGTGACCTCGTCATCTTGGGGAGGTGCGGAAGACTTTAG
- a CDS encoding MBL fold metallo-hydrolase, with translation MLAKLLAADSLGTRSMCTLVDTGDISIVIDPGAALGPWRYGLRPHPKEVERLEAHKAKIASLTSKVDLVIITHYHYDHIPRPYEDVSWLAGKTVIIKDPDNNINFSQRSRAHLFLEQLKRFNCKVSVADSRSIKIGNTLIKFSEAVQHGNSPKLGYVVEVCISTGSECLVHTSDVEGLVDERQLSFIIQNKPDTIICDGPMTYMLGNKFTDKDFEKSMNNLTKVIALCRPAFLVLDHHLIRDISWKERISELIVYAESSGTRVCTAAAFSGLDYEPLEAMRKTLYESFPIDKSGNVKVSEDEDV, from the coding sequence ATGTTGGCAAAGTTGTTAGCCGCCGACAGTCTTGGAACAAGAAGTATGTGCACGCTCGTTGATACTGGGGACATAAGCATAGTGATAGATCCGGGGGCAGCGCTAGGTCCTTGGAGATATGGTCTCAGACCGCATCCGAAGGAGGTTGAAAGATTGGAAGCACATAAGGCTAAAATTGCCAGCTTAACGTCAAAGGTCGACTTGGTGATAATTACACACTATCACTATGACCACATACCAAGACCTTATGAAGACGTATCATGGCTCGCGGGTAAAACGGTAATCATAAAAGACCCAGATAACAACATAAACTTCAGCCAAAGATCAAGGGCTCATCTTTTTTTAGAACAGCTGAAGAGGTTTAATTGTAAGGTATCTGTTGCCGATAGTAGGAGCATCAAAATCGGCAATACCTTGATAAAGTTTTCAGAGGCAGTACAGCACGGAAATTCTCCAAAGCTCGGATACGTCGTGGAAGTATGCATAAGCACGGGTAGCGAGTGCTTAGTCCATACATCCGATGTCGAAGGACTAGTAGACGAGCGGCAACTTAGCTTCATTATACAAAATAAACCCGACACCATAATATGTGACGGGCCCATGACCTACATGCTAGGTAACAAGTTTACGGATAAGGATTTTGAGAAGTCGATGAATAATCTCACGAAGGTTATAGCTTTATGTCGCCCAGCCTTTCTAGTGCTTGACCATCATCTCATCAGAGATATAAGCTGGAAGGAAAGAATAAGCGAGCTTATAGTTTACGCGGAAAGTTCTGGTACACGTGTTTGCACTGCTGCTGCATTCTCTGGATTAGACTACGAACCCTTGGAGGCCATGCGGAAAACGTTGTATGAGTCTTTTCCGATAGATAAAAGTGGAAACGTTAAGGTAAGCGAAGACGAAGACGTTTAG
- a CDS encoding transcriptional regulator, giving the protein MNKDRAIGVCVLIVSIAILVLYFWLVFLSPPAWQLLTIQITAFLGVSIVLAILAWIGYTLATTPTPEPLPELTAETKQEEEKSE; this is encoded by the coding sequence ATGAACAAGGACCGGGCTATTGGTGTTTGCGTACTAATAGTAAGTATTGCGATCTTAGTGTTGTACTTCTGGCTTGTCTTCTTATCGCCACCAGCATGGCAGCTTTTAACTATACAGATAACGGCCTTCCTTGGTGTAAGTATAGTCCTTGCTATATTAGCATGGATAGGTTATACGCTCGCAACTACGCCGACCCCCGAGCCCCTGCCGGAGTTAACGGCGGAGACGAAGCAAGAAGAGGAGAAAAGTGAATAG